In a genomic window of Thermoproteus tenax Kra 1:
- a CDS encoding NAD(P)/FAD-dependent oxidoreductase codes for MKRVLILGAGTAGLIVANKLSRDLRREAVRGEVEVKVIDRTDSYVLEAGYTLLLVDQLRQEDIIYRKRELLDPVITFYKGDVTKIDLKNRAVETHDGVRHSYDYLVIALGARYDLSYPPGLSNDYNTYYGPLEKVVELRNKLREFKRGRIVQLVVMPDEPIKCPIAPAKSSLLIDGYLRHITQTRAQVEYYLLTPTDHLHAQPEVNKELLLAFQERGLNVIFNFSAAEVDPKEKVVISESGEKVKYDLLISVPLHRGPEAVAKSEIGNPFGFLPADRRTLQYRRGKEHYDDVYILGDVASIGVARAGATAHYQANVVAYNISCEIKGLGCRRLYQGEAICPLLSDVPAPANWPYKGRAWMPWWNYGHKADPFVPTDWGWWIMKMYYLSIPLTLRGLI; via the coding sequence ATGAAACGCGTGCTGATCTTGGGCGCAGGCACCGCCGGGTTGATAGTTGCAAACAAACTCAGCCGAGATCTAAGGAGGGAGGCCGTGAGGGGAGAGGTGGAGGTGAAGGTCATCGACAGAACCGACAGCTATGTGCTAGAGGCTGGATATACCCTCCTCCTTGTAGATCAACTAAGACAAGAAGATATTATATACAGAAAAAGGGAATTGTTGGATCCGGTTATAACCTTCTACAAGGGAGATGTAACAAAGATAGATCTGAAAAACAGAGCTGTGGAGACGCACGACGGCGTTAGACACAGCTATGACTACCTCGTCATCGCGCTGGGGGCGCGCTACGACTTAAGCTATCCGCCGGGTCTCTCAAACGACTACAACACCTACTATGGCCCGCTTGAAAAAGTGGTAGAGCTTAGGAACAAGCTTAGAGAATTCAAACGTGGACGTATAGTACAGCTGGTAGTAATGCCTGATGAGCCAATTAAATGCCCAATAGCCCCAGCCAAGAGCTCTCTGTTAATAGATGGCTACCTTCGCCATATAACCCAGACTAGAGCCCAGGTGGAGTACTATCTGCTCACTCCCACGGACCACCTCCACGCGCAGCCTGAGGTAAACAAGGAGCTCCTCCTCGCGTTCCAAGAGCGTGGGCTCAACGTCATATTTAACTTCTCAGCCGCTGAGGTGGACCCAAAGGAGAAAGTGGTGATCTCGGAAAGCGGGGAGAAAGTGAAGTACGACCTATTGATCTCGGTGCCGCTACACCGCGGGCCCGAGGCTGTGGCTAAGTCGGAGATAGGAAACCCCTTCGGCTTTCTGCCGGCGGACCGGAGGACTCTACAGTATAGAAGGGGCAAGGAGCACTACGACGATGTCTACATCCTGGGGGACGTGGCCTCCATAGGCGTAGCGAGGGCCGGCGCCACGGCCCACTACCAGGCCAACGTCGTGGCCTACAACATATCGTGTGAAATCAAGGGGCTGGGCTGCAGAAGGCTGTATCAGGGGGAGGCGATCTGCCCGCTTCTGTCAGACGTGCCGGCGCCGGCCAACTGGCCATATAAAGGGAGGGCTTGGATGCCGTGGTGGAACTACGGCCATAAAGCAGACCCCTTCGTGCCCACCGATTGGGGGTGGTGGATAATGAAGATGTACTACCTCTCAATACCGCTCACTCTGAGGGGGCTCATATGA
- a CDS encoding cobyrinate a,c-diamide synthase, with translation MIPRVVVSSFKGMSGKTIVSLALMYGLSRRGLRVAPFKVGPDYIDPSYHAAAAGRPSRNLDAVLMGERGVVERFAKFSRGADIAVVEGVQGLYDSFDGVSELGSTAQVAKLLRAPVVLVLNGERVNRTLRAVVRGLRQFDPEVKIPGVVLTNVTRSQAEKLRRALPEEGVEVLGAVPRSERLAEAFSYRHLGLTPVGERGDVPNIVEALEKYVLPYIDLDAVVALAKSAGDLPYDADEGDPAGSGTCRIGIVLDRAFTFYYPEVFEEAKSLGEVVFLDSLEMQELPPVDVVFIGGGFPETSAEELERNRAFRSSLLRYIERGGRLYAECGGLMYLTSSIVVEGSEYEMVGAIDAVTVMLKRPVGRGYAWGVVEGRTPVAPPGTRLVGHEFHYSKLVLRERVEAAIRLERGVGIGGGRDGVVKGNMHAQYLHLHPYTYSALRALCRST, from the coding sequence GTGATTCCCAGGGTTGTGGTGTCGTCCTTTAAAGGCATGTCGGGGAAGACCATAGTCTCGCTGGCGCTCATGTACGGCCTCTCCAGGAGGGGGCTTAGGGTTGCCCCCTTCAAGGTGGGGCCCGACTACATCGACCCCAGCTACCACGCGGCGGCGGCTGGGAGGCCCAGCAGAAACCTCGACGCGGTTCTGATGGGGGAGAGGGGGGTGGTGGAGCGCTTCGCCAAATTCTCGAGGGGCGCGGACATCGCCGTTGTGGAGGGGGTCCAGGGCCTCTACGACTCCTTCGACGGCGTCTCCGAGCTGGGCTCCACGGCGCAGGTGGCCAAGCTGTTGAGGGCCCCCGTGGTCCTCGTGTTGAACGGGGAGAGGGTGAACAGAACTCTCAGGGCCGTGGTGAGGGGGCTGAGGCAGTTCGACCCGGAGGTTAAAATCCCGGGAGTAGTTTTAACAAACGTCACTAGGAGCCAGGCGGAGAAGCTGAGGAGGGCCCTCCCCGAGGAGGGCGTGGAGGTGCTGGGCGCGGTGCCGAGGAGCGAGAGGCTGGCGGAGGCCTTCTCCTACAGACACCTCGGCCTCACGCCGGTGGGCGAGAGGGGCGATGTCCCCAACATAGTGGAGGCCCTCGAGAAATACGTCCTGCCCTACATCGACCTTGACGCCGTCGTGGCCCTGGCTAAATCGGCGGGCGATCTGCCCTATGACGCCGACGAGGGGGACCCCGCGGGGTCGGGCACGTGCAGAATCGGCATCGTCCTCGACAGAGCCTTCACCTTCTACTACCCCGAGGTCTTCGAGGAGGCCAAGTCTCTGGGGGAGGTGGTGTTTCTAGACTCGCTGGAGATGCAGGAGCTGCCCCCGGTGGACGTGGTCTTCATAGGCGGGGGCTTCCCCGAGACCTCCGCCGAGGAGCTGGAGAGGAACAGAGCCTTCAGATCCTCGCTTTTGAGGTACATCGAGCGGGGAGGCAGGCTGTACGCCGAGTGCGGCGGCCTCATGTACCTCACCTCCTCCATAGTGGTAGAGGGCTCGGAGTACGAGATGGTCGGCGCGATAGACGCCGTAACTGTGATGTTGAAGAGGCCGGTGGGGAGGGGGTACGCCTGGGGCGTAGTCGAGGGGAGGACCCCCGTCGCCCCTCCGGGGACCAGGCTGGTGGGGCACGAGTTCCACTACTCCAAGCTCGTCCTCAGGGAGAGGGTGGAGGCCGCTATAAGGCTGGAGAGGGGGGTCGGGATCGGCGGCGGCAGAGACGGCGTTGTGAAGGGCAATATGCACGCGCAGTACCTCCACCTGCACCCCTACACCTACAGCGCTTTGAGGGCGCTATGCCGCTCTACGTAG
- a CDS encoding SAM-dependent methyltransferase, with the protein MPLYVVGAGPGDPKLLTVRARELLEQADVVAYGDLVPEEVARIAGRARLVRIGHRRAEHDAAIDALIEEARRSNVVILKNGDPAIFGRGIKICKKARERGVPCEVVPGVSSFTAAAALFQIELTDGEDLRHIALLSYPHFSADILREVKADTIVIFMMGDRLQEVGQVLAQVCNPERVYLCVGVSTGGRCEEVALEALGERRGVRPALVIVQRCRS; encoded by the coding sequence ATGCCGCTCTACGTAGTGGGGGCAGGCCCCGGCGACCCCAAGCTCTTGACGGTGAGGGCTAGGGAGCTGCTCGAGCAAGCCGACGTGGTGGCATACGGCGACCTCGTGCCGGAGGAGGTGGCGAGGATCGCGGGGAGGGCCCGCTTGGTGAGGATCGGCCACAGGAGGGCGGAGCACGACGCAGCTATAGACGCCCTGATAGAGGAGGCGCGGAGGAGCAACGTGGTGATTCTTAAGAACGGCGACCCGGCCATATTCGGGAGGGGGATCAAGATATGTAAAAAGGCTAGGGAGAGGGGGGTGCCGTGCGAGGTTGTGCCGGGCGTCAGCTCTTTTACGGCCGCGGCCGCCCTCTTCCAGATCGAGCTTACAGACGGCGAAGATCTTAGACATATAGCCCTCCTCTCCTATCCCCACTTCTCGGCGGATATCTTGAGGGAGGTTAAGGCGGACACCATAGTCATATTCATGATGGGGGACAGACTACAGGAGGTAGGCCAGGTGTTGGCCCAAGTCTGTAACCCAGAGAGAGTATACCTCTGCGTGGGAGTATCCACGGGGGGCCGTTGCGAGGAGGTCGCCCTCGAGGCCCTGGGAGAGAGGAGGGGGGTGAGGCCTGCTCTCGTCATAGTCCAGCGGTGTAGATCTTAA
- a CDS encoding molybdopterin-dependent oxidoreductase, whose amino-acid sequence MCRQIVVDRPWPPGQIRAKRFVVYDVFEPPDIPPERHTIKIYGAVERPLEVPLKRLMEEGPCVELVAPFHCVTGWSIESVKWTGAPLRHLLEQARPYGAYALVWGADGYSASLPIEALMEESTIVAWAMNGQPLPKRHGAPARLVVPTRYAWKSVKYFAAVEVLTEHVPGYWEMRGYSLNADPWRDERFDFGRPLMRGRRTSVG is encoded by the coding sequence ATGTGTCGGCAGATAGTAGTGGATAGGCCGTGGCCGCCCGGCCAAATCAGAGCCAAGAGGTTCGTCGTCTACGACGTGTTCGAGCCGCCGGATATACCGCCCGAGAGGCACACAATAAAGATCTACGGCGCGGTCGAGAGGCCGTTGGAGGTCCCGCTCAAGAGGCTTATGGAGGAGGGGCCCTGCGTGGAGCTGGTGGCGCCCTTCCACTGTGTGACTGGATGGTCGATCGAGTCTGTGAAGTGGACGGGGGCGCCTCTGAGGCACCTGTTGGAGCAGGCGAGGCCCTACGGCGCCTACGCCTTAGTCTGGGGCGCAGACGGCTACTCCGCCAGCCTCCCCATAGAGGCGCTGATGGAGGAGAGCACCATCGTGGCCTGGGCCATGAACGGCCAGCCGCTCCCCAAGAGGCACGGCGCTCCGGCCCGCCTAGTGGTCCCCACGCGCTACGCGTGGAAATCCGTGAAATACTTCGCCGCAGTGGAGGTGCTCACGGAGCACGTGCCGGGCTACTGGGAGATGAGGGGGTACTCGCTCAACGCAGATCCCTGGAGGGACGAGCGGTTCGACTTCGGCAGACCTCTTATGAGGGGGAGGAGGACCTCCGTCGGCTAA
- a CDS encoding MBL fold metallo-hydrolase: MHKLSFRGLTLWRADYAGVVVAAEGSTLCIDVLRPTCAHVLYTHPHPRHYGGYGGEFLAPFNGRAKPGDSLRLGPFSVRVLPAYNVTKLEGGAPIHRGGVGYLVEAGGASVYHPGDTDLIKEMGEAAGADIFLAPIGGDGVMTPEEAVEAVKLLRPKIAVPLHFPNAALFYKFRDMAQPYTQVVLLQEVPP, from the coding sequence GTGCACAAGCTGTCCTTCAGAGGGCTAACTCTCTGGAGGGCGGACTACGCAGGCGTAGTGGTGGCGGCCGAGGGGTCTACGTTGTGTATAGACGTCTTGAGGCCGACGTGCGCCCACGTGCTCTACACCCACCCCCACCCCAGGCACTACGGCGGATACGGAGGCGAGTTCCTGGCCCCCTTCAATGGCCGGGCCAAGCCGGGGGACTCGTTGAGGCTGGGCCCCTTCTCCGTCAGAGTTCTGCCCGCCTACAATGTGACCAAGCTTGAGGGAGGGGCTCCGATCCACAGAGGCGGCGTGGGCTATCTGGTTGAAGCCGGCGGAGCCTCAGTCTATCACCCCGGCGACACGGACCTCATAAAGGAGATGGGCGAGGCGGCCGGCGCAGACATCTTTCTTGCCCCCATCGGGGGAGACGGCGTTATGACCCCGGAGGAGGCTGTGGAGGCGGTGAAGCTTCTGAGGCCCAAGATAGCGGTGCCACTCCATTTCCCCAACGCCGCCCTCTTCTACAAGTTCAGAGACATGGCCCAGCCCTACACGCAGGTGGTCTTGCTGCAGGAAGTCCCCCCATAA